The Mangrovivirga cuniculi genomic sequence CAGGTTTCATTAGCAATTGGTAAAGGAGGTCAAAATATTAAGTTGGCATCCAAACTAGTTGGTCTTGAGATTGATGTATTCCGTGAAATGGTCGGTGAAGATGAAGAAGATGTGAAGCTTGAAGAATTTTCTGACGAAATAGAAGCTTGGATCATTGACATTTTAAGAAAAGTTGGTTTAGATACAGCTAAAAGTGTTTTAGCAGTACCTAAAAGTGAACTTTTAAGTAGAACAGACCTCGAAGAAGAAACAGTTGACAATATTTACAGTATTCTAAAACAAGAATTCGAATAAATAAAAATGGCTTATCGCCGATCTTTCGCTATTTTTGTATTTTAGTTTATTAGGGGTCATAAAAACAACGACTTAGAGAAAAGGGAAAAATTAATATATGGCAGAAGAAAAAACCATGCGTTTAAACCAGGTAGCCAGAAAACTCAATGTAGGTATATCTACAGTTGTGGAGTTTTTGGGTACTAAAGGACATGAAGTCGAAAGTAAACCTACCAGCAAGATTACTCAGGAACAGTTTAATTTGCTGGCTAAGGAATTTGAGGCTTCTGCACAAGAAAAAGAAGAAGCGTCCGGTTTGAAAATTGGCGCAAAAAGAAAGGACGAAGCCAAGAACGAAACGATTACTTACAAAGACGAGACCACTACGCCGGAAACTTCTGACGATGATGAAGAGGAAATTTTCATCAAAAATGTTCCCTTGGAAAAGAAGTCGGCCCCTGAAGCTGCTGAAGGTGAAGATTCTACCGATGAAAAGAAGAAAGAAGACACCTCTGATAAAAAAGAAGAGTCTTCTGAAAAGGTTTCATCTGAATCTCATAAACTAAAAGGCATTAAGGTTGTAGATAAGATTGATCTCGAATCTGTGAACAAGGCAAAATCTTCTAAGAAAGAAGAGAAAAAAGAGGAGCCTAAGAAAGAGGAACCTAAAGCCGAAGCTAAAAAAGAAGAAAAGCCAGCTGAAAAAGCTCCGGAAAAAGAGGAGCCTATAGCTAAAAAAGAGGAGCCTAAGAAAGAAGAAAAGAAAGTAGAGGCTAAAAAAGAAGAGCCTAAGGGTAAAAAAGAAGAGAAAGCTCCTCAGGATAAAAAAGAATCAAAAGACAAAAAGAAAGACAAACCTAAAAAGCCAAAGGCAGAAGGTAAAAAGTCTGATGATTCTGAAAGCAAGAAGAAATCCGACAAAAAAGAGGATAAGGAAGATAAGGAAAGTAAGATTCATGGTAAAGCTGACCAGCTTAAGGGTCTTACAGTAGTTGGTAAAATTGATCTTCCTGAGAAAAAGAAAAAATCTAAAGGTAAACCTGTAGCTTCTTCTGATGATAAAAAAGAAAGAAGGAAGAAGAAACGTAAGCGTATCTCTAAAGATTCTCCTCAGGGACAAGGAGGAAATCAGGAGAGAAGAGGTAGATACCAAAATAAACGCGGAGATAAAGGCCGCAAAAAACCTGTTAAAAAGGAGGAGCCTACTGAAGCTGAAATTCAGGAGCAAATCAAACAAACACTGGCTAAACTAAGTGGTGGTAAAGCAGGAGATAAAGGTAAAGGTTCAAAATACAGAAGAGAAAAGAGGTCTGCCAAAGCTGAAGCTGCTGAAAGACAGCAACAGCAAGAGCAGGATGAAGCAAAAGTATTGCAGGTTACCGAATTTATTTCGGCTAACGACCTTGCTTCTCTAATGGATATCAGCGTAAATGATATTATCAGTGCATGTATGTCACTTGGAATGTTCGTTTCGATCAACCAGAGACTGGATGCTGAAACAATTACTATTATAGCAGACGAATTCGGATACGAAGTTAAATTCTCTTCTGATGAGGAAGAAACTGATGTCGTTGAAGAAGAAGATAGCAAAGAGGATCTTGAATCAAGAGCTCCGATCGTTACGATAATGGGTCACGTTGACCACGGTAAAACATCTTTACTTGACTTTATCAGAAGCTCTAAAGTGACTGAAAGCGAAGCTGGAGGTATTACTCAGCACATCGGTGCTTATGATGTAATGACAGAAAGCGGTAAGCGTGTTGCCTTCCTTGATACACCAGGTCACGAAGCATTTACAGCGATGCGTGCCAGAGGTGCAAAAATCACAGACGTTGCAATTATCGTAGTTGCTGCTGATGATAACGTGATGCCGCAGACTAAAGAGGCATTAAATCACGCTCAGGTTGCAGGCGTACCTATTGTAATAGCAATAAATAAAATTGATAAACCAAACGCCAACCCGGATAAAATTCGTGAAGAATTAGCCAATAATAATGTATTGGTTGAAGATTGGGGTGGTAAATATCAGTGTCAGGAAATATCTGCCAAAACTGGTCAGGGTATTGAAGACCTGTTAGAAAAAGTTCTTCTGGAAGCAGAACTTCTGGAACTTGAAGCTAACCCTGAAAAATCAGCTGTTGGTACTGTTGTAGAGGCTTCTCTTGATAAAGGCCGTGGTTATGTTGCCACAGTGATGGTTCAGGCCGGCACTCTTAAGATAGGTGATGTATTACTTGCCGGAAGTCATTTCGGTAAGGTTAAAGCCATGTTTGATCACCGAGGTAAAAAGCTTGATGAAGCTGGTCCTTCAACGCCAGTACTTGTACTTGGTCTGGATGGAGCACCTCAGGCTGGAGACAGATTTAATGTGATGGAAACTGACAGGGAAGCAAGAGAAATTGCTAATAAGAGATCTCAGATTCTCCGTGAGCAAACTCTAAGAACCCGCAAGCACATTACTCTTGATGAAATTGGTCGTAGATTGGCTATCGGATCGTTTAAAGAACTTAACATTATTGTTAAAGGTGACGTGGACGGTTCTGTTGAGGCACTTTCTGATAGTTTATTGAAATTGTCTACTGAAGAGATTGCAGTAAACATCATCCATAAAGGTGTAGGTCAGATCTCTGAATCAGATGTGCTATTGGCTTCTGCTTCTGATGCAATTGTAATTGGTTTCCAGGTTAGACCATCTGGTGGAGCAAGAAGAATTGCAGAAACTGAAGAAATTGAAATCAGACTATACTCTATTATCTACGACGCAATTAATGACGTTAAGGATGCGATGGAAGGAATGCTTGCTCCTACTGTTGAAGAGGTTATTACCGGTACTGTAGAGGTTAGAGAGATCTTTAAAATATCTAAAGTTGGTACTGTTGCAGGTTGTATGGTTACTGAAGGCTATGTGAAGCGAAACAACCAGATCAGACTTATCCGTGATGGTATTGTGGTCTACACCGGAGATATCGATCAGCTTAAGCGATACAAAGATGATGTAGGAGAAGTTAAGAAAGGTTACGAATGCGGTATGAGCATTAAAAATTACAACGACATTAAAGTTGGTGATGTAATTGAAGGCTTTGAAGAAAAAGAGATCGCTCGTAAACTTTAATATAAATATTCAGAAATTGAAAAAGGTTGTATCTTTAAATAATGGATACAACCTTTTTTTTATTGGTAATAAAAATTACGATCTATTTTTTAGCCTTCTGTATTGTTCTTGGGTTAATTGAGCCCTGGAGAGCTTTATGGTGGGCAGAAAGACAAAACAGATTACTCGTCTTGAAATATTACGGTATTCCTTTAGTCTTACTGATTATTGTTTTACTGATGGTAGATTAAATTTATCTTCCAATGCTGCCTCAAGTATTTTAGCCGCACGGTCATTGATAGTATGAACAACTAATTCCAACTCATAAATACCCTCTTTTTCATCTACGATAGTAATTGTTGGATTATGCTTTGTTAAAATATAGGGAAGTGATAGAGTATAATCTTTTATTTCACTGATTCTATTTTGTAGCGTTTGAAAAGAATCAGCTTCAACAAAAAGCTTAACCAGATTACGGTTTTTATATTCTGCACTTTGCTTTTTATAAATATAATTGCTTAATATCTGATCATAAGAAATCT encodes the following:
- the infB gene encoding translation initiation factor IF-2, with translation MAEEKTMRLNQVARKLNVGISTVVEFLGTKGHEVESKPTSKITQEQFNLLAKEFEASAQEKEEASGLKIGAKRKDEAKNETITYKDETTTPETSDDDEEEIFIKNVPLEKKSAPEAAEGEDSTDEKKKEDTSDKKEESSEKVSSESHKLKGIKVVDKIDLESVNKAKSSKKEEKKEEPKKEEPKAEAKKEEKPAEKAPEKEEPIAKKEEPKKEEKKVEAKKEEPKGKKEEKAPQDKKESKDKKKDKPKKPKAEGKKSDDSESKKKSDKKEDKEDKESKIHGKADQLKGLTVVGKIDLPEKKKKSKGKPVASSDDKKERRKKKRKRISKDSPQGQGGNQERRGRYQNKRGDKGRKKPVKKEEPTEAEIQEQIKQTLAKLSGGKAGDKGKGSKYRREKRSAKAEAAERQQQQEQDEAKVLQVTEFISANDLASLMDISVNDIISACMSLGMFVSINQRLDAETITIIADEFGYEVKFSSDEEETDVVEEEDSKEDLESRAPIVTIMGHVDHGKTSLLDFIRSSKVTESEAGGITQHIGAYDVMTESGKRVAFLDTPGHEAFTAMRARGAKITDVAIIVVAADDNVMPQTKEALNHAQVAGVPIVIAINKIDKPNANPDKIREELANNNVLVEDWGGKYQCQEISAKTGQGIEDLLEKVLLEAELLELEANPEKSAVGTVVEASLDKGRGYVATVMVQAGTLKIGDVLLAGSHFGKVKAMFDHRGKKLDEAGPSTPVLVLGLDGAPQAGDRFNVMETDREAREIANKRSQILREQTLRTRKHITLDEIGRRLAIGSFKELNIIVKGDVDGSVEALSDSLLKLSTEEIAVNIIHKGVGQISESDVLLASASDAIVIGFQVRPSGGARRIAETEEIEIRLYSIIYDAINDVKDAMEGMLAPTVEEVITGTVEVREIFKISKVGTVAGCMVTEGYVKRNNQIRLIRDGIVVYTGDIDQLKRYKDDVGEVKKGYECGMSIKNYNDIKVGDVIEGFEEKEIARKL